AGAGCTTTGAGCACAATGGCGCTACGGTAATGATGGCACCAGCTACTGGTTTTTACTCGAGCCTAGGTTCTGGTAAAAATGAAGTGAGAATGGCTTATGTTTTAAATACGGATGATTTAAACGGAGCGATGGATTGTTTAGAGGTTGCGTTAGCAAAATATCCAGGAAGGGTATTGTAACTACCTAGTATCGTCATATCGAACGCAGCGCAGCGAGGAGATATCTGTTCGTTTAGACTACCCTTATATTATAAAAGAAAGCCTTGTCATTAAACAGGGCTTTTTTGTGCATCAAGCTTTTTTGAAGCGCAAGTACAGCATTTCATAGGAATGGCAGTCCCGCTTTTTGCTGCAAGTTTTTTAATTGGTCTTCGACTACGCTCAGACTGACATTAAAAAAGCTTTCCGCGGCAATCAGGGCTAAGAACAAAAAGTTGTGCTACTATGAGGGGTTGCTAATTGCCTAAAGAACTACTTCCTTGTTATTTAAACCCGTCCCGATAGCTATCGGGATAGCGAAAAGCCCGCAGGTGAGGTACGAGCCGAGGACTTGTAGCGAGGGTGGGGCTGGATTTACAAAAGAATTACTGACCTTGATTTTCTAATAATTCTTTATTTCTACCTCAAATACTTAGATTTTGACAATTTGTCTTAAAGGAGTTTTGGCATTTATTTTGTATATTTGTTGTTCGATTGATAGTTTGTTTAATGTTTTGTTCGATAACTGAGAATTATAAACTATTAACTTAGAGTTACAAAAAGGGGCCGTTTTGGATTTGACAGGGTGGCGCTGAGTATGTTAGCATGCAGTGCGTTGTACGGAGAGCACTTAAAAGAGAACGTTCACACTATATCTGGCGAAAATACTTACGCCTTAGCTGCCTAGTTTAGAACTTCGTAAGCTTTTGTCTCGCTAACTGCTGCATTGTTAGGTTAGTAATAGAGGCATCATAATAACAGCGCTAGCTTTGATGAGGGTACGGCATCATCGCGAAACAAAGTATCTAAGGAGAAAGGCAAGGTCGGTTACCAGCCCGCCCAATCCCGACAATTAATTGGAAAATAAGCATGTAGAAGGCATAATTTATCACACAACTGGACAAGGGTTCGAACCCCTTCGGCTCCACCACACAGTAGCAGAAAAAGCCACCCCAAAAGGTGGCTTTTTCGCTACGTGGTGGTGGCCCGTAGCGACAGCTTTGCGCTGTCTGCTACGGGAAGTCATCTGTTTAATTCTTCTAACTGACTTTTATTGGAAGATCATAAGCAGACACAACCTTTGCCTTATTTGGAACGCTTATCTTCAACAACATCACTTATGCTTCAACCTCTACCTTTTTGTACGTATGTACTTTTTAGCGAGAAAGATTTGATGCTCTATGTTGGCTTTACATCAAATCTTCACAACAGAATATTAAATCATAATTCTGGAGGGACAAAAAGTACTTCATACAGACGACCGCTAAAATTGATATTCTGTGAATTTTATTTATTTGAAAAAGATGCCAGAAATCGAGAAAGCTATTTTAAAACTACTGCTGGAAAAAAGGCATTAAAATTAATGCTAAGGACTACGTTGCATACTTTAGGTTATGCTGAAAAAGTGAGTTTTATCTTTGCAGAAGAAAATGAGCAAAATTAATGTCAAAACACCAAGGATGTTGGATTCCTACTAGAAATGGTTATTTAATTAACACCCAATTTCACACCCATAGAAGTGTAGTTGGGTGTCTTTTATGCAAAAAACAGAATTGAATAAGCCGACTAAAAAACTTAAAGATTGACTTTAAACCCCCATTCAATAAGTTTTAAGACTGCATCTTTAGGTATTGCAAATCCGCCGTGTTTCCATTCCCCATTTAAGTTAATTGCTGATTTACTTTTATCATTAAAATGCATTTGTATCTGTTCTCCGTGAAGAGTGACTTTATTTTCCACGATAGTTGGCACATCTAGTCGTTTAAAGATTTCATGTTCATGTCCCCGTTCTATAGCTTTTGATAATCCATTTGCATTCACAGTTAAGCGTGGAATATAAAAACGTTTAAAGTATTTTGTCGATTTATCAATTGATGAATAAAATGAGTCTACATTGTTCGAATGCATATTCTGCCAAGTTGTTTCATCAGAAACATATCTAGGTAAATCGATAGGATCAATGCCAAACCAAGCATTATTTTCAGATGCGAATTCTGAACACAACGCTGTCAAACTCTTCGATTGGTTCTGTGTATTAGACGAATTAATTACCTTTGCCAACATTCTTTGATGATCTCGGGATAACCAAGGACAGACTTTTAATTTGGAGATATGATCCATTGAAATAATTTCATAGAGAAATCCCCATTTAAGCTTTAATTCTGTCATACCAGGAGTTGAATAAATCTTATCTCCGTTTTCAGTTGCGCATGTTAAAGCAAGAATCAAACTGTCCAGTTGCTCTCTCCGATCAATTGTAAGGTCTTCCCATTTAAAGCTATCTAGATGTGTAAGGAGATTAGCACGCATATTAAGTTTTTTTTCGTTTTTCAATAATCATCTCAGCGATGTCAAATTGTTCTTGGTCAAAGAATCCCCTTGGATAATCCGTCAAATCGCCAAGCTTGCTTATGGAAATTTCTTGAGGATCTGGTTTATTTTCCTCACTCCTTGAAATAAAATTTACTATGACTTCTTCGTTCTGCACTATACCCTTCAAAGTGCTTAAACGAATGCCGTTAATTATATGCTCGCTATGAGTTTCTATAATTACCCGTACACCGCAAGCAGAGATTTGCGCTAAAAACACTCCAATTCTCGATTGCCCCATAGGATGGAGATGAGCTTCAGGATTTTCTATAATAAACATAGAATTTTCAGCTGCTATCAAACCATTTACAATAATTGGAAGGACATACGATATACCGAATCCCACGTTTGTAGGTAAACTATCTGAAAACGTTCCCTCAATTACTCGACTACGCCCAATTAATGTAGCAGCATTAAAATTTGCCCCAGGAATAATGTATTCAAGCCACTTCCTCGCCTCTCCAAATAAAAGTCCGTCTTCCAATTGTTCTAAAGTTCTAATCTGTGAAATTTTTACATTTTCGCCACTTAGAATTTGGAAGGTATTTTCACCTCTATAGCCAACGTGATCAAAAGGCTGTACTTCATATTCATACTTTAATCTAGGACCTATTCGTTCTGCACATAAATAATAAAAATAGGGATGTAAAATATCTATTCTATGTCCATTTATTACATATTCGTCTGTAGTTAGTTCGTAAACGGTCTGAGTTGCTCGGTCACCAAAATATTTAATATCAATAGAGTTGTTGTCGCCTTCCAATTTAAGAGACATTGAGGAATCCGCTATTCTTTTTGTACGTCTGATAATTTCCGAAGTATTCCCTAATTCAAGATTGTATCTGCCATTCAATGGCACACGTATTCGTCCGCTTTGAATATTATATCTTTCTTTCTCCTCAATTGTCATCCGCAAAATTAGAAGAGCTTGAATAATTGTAGATTTTCCAGCAGAATTAACTCCAGCAAAAACAGTTAAGCCTTTAAAGGAAATTGTTTCTCCTTCGAACGCTTTAAAATCCGAGAGTGTTAACTTTAAGTCAGTCATTGGAACTATATAAGTAAATATTTAAGAGTTCAGTAAAAGATCGACTTACATAATCTAACTTATGCCGATCCGTTGTACCTGTAGTTAATGCGTTAAGTAATTCTGAATTATGAGAAAGTTCGGTCGCTAAAATACTTGCCATCTCTCCATATCCTGTTTGGTAAACTAGGTTCTCATCTGTTTCCGAGAGAATGTATGTCCAAGTCATAAACATTGCTTTATTTAAAAATTGACGCCTTGCACCTTGCATTAGTTGGTCTGGCAAAACCTTACGGAATGCAAACTGACCGAATAGATGCAAAGACAGCTCTAGACTCTTATAATATCTTGCTTGAATTTCTAAGAGTTTATTCTCAGGGATTTCACTTAATTTTTCAAGAACCTCATCGAGAAATCCATTGATATCACCAACATATCGATCACGATAAAGTAAAAACCCACAGAATCTCAATGCTAGTTCTTGAGCATCCATTCTAGTATCTTTAACACTATAACCAGTCGATCGATCAAAAATCTCGGCACTTGCCATTTGTTTTAACAGAATACGTATTCTTTCTGTTGCAAAACAGTTCCGAATTTCTTGTCTATTAAGTGGCCTGCCCCCTGTATTTATACGATAAAAAATATCATATTTTACTCTCAAGGGAGAGGATGCCTCAATTATATTTATATTTAATTGCGTACCCTCCACGCGGCTATCGTACGGCTCCTCAAGTGCTTGATCTGCCTTTATTCTTTTTTCTTCACTTTGAGAAAAATACTTTCCTTCAAGATGTTTAAGGTATTGTAAGTTTTTGAGTTTAAATTTATTGTTTAAGAATTGGCTAATTACAGTAAGTCTTTGTAGACCATCGACAACTTGAAATCTTCCCTTTTTGTCCTCAGCAAAATAGAACGCTGGTAAAGGAATCTTTAATAGCATAGATTCAATAAGAAGAGATTTCTGGGCATCGCTCCATACAAAATTTCTCTGAAAGTCGGGATTTAGGTCTATTTTTCCCTTACCGATATCAACGTTTACCTGAAACGCAGATAAAAATGCAGTGCGCACTCTAATCTCTTCTGGGTCGTAAGGCTTTAGTATATCAGAAAGTCTTCCCTCATTTTCTTCTTCTTTTTCGAACCCTAACTGTTGACTTTCTTGGAATTCTCGAAAGGTATTCATCAATCTCTCTAAAATAATTCCTGGTTCGGTATCTATATCTTCGTGAATTTCTAATGCAGAAATTATCCCATTATCATAATTAAATTTAATGGTGGTAACATCAGATGGATTATCAGACAGATAAGCTAACCATTCTTGCCCATCTTTGTTTACGACTTGAAAGTCTCTTTCTGTTTCTAATACCGTAGCGTTTATTTTCATTTTTGGACTATTCTTAAGAAAGATAATTGAGTTTTTCTATGATTAATTAGTCAAATATAAACGGCTTTAAGTGAATTGCGAATTTTAATCACAATTAAAAGAAATATTGATTAATAAACACCCTTTATTAAAAAAGCTATGATATTGGCGAAATAGGACACTAACTGCGTATCACTAGCTGCTTTAAATCTATTAGAATAATTAAATTTTAATTTGTCTCAATTCACAATCAATTCATATCATCCTTTAAATAATTGTTTTATGATATTACTATTTAAAAAGTTGATTTTTCCTTATATAACTTATCTTGTTCGTCCTTGTTTAGCAATTTTTCATTATTTTCAAGTAGTGAATTAGGCCCTAAATTTCCTGATTTTATTTCTTGAAAATATTCTGAAAATGAGAGTTTAGTTTCTCCTGTGTATTCACAAATTTCACTATATGATTTATAGTCGATCAGCAAAAACCTTTCGCCTCCCTGATAGTGATGTCCTGGCAAATCTGTTAAATTGTGAGCATACAGTTCGCAACCTTCTCCTAAATAAAATGCAATAAGAAGTGGACTATCTGAAAAATCAGTTTTACATGAAGCTATGAATTGTATTTTTTTAATCTCAAAAAAACCTGTTTGTGAATTGTCCTCGAAACTCATTTTTTCATCACTTACCAACAACAAGCTTGGATTATGAGCAATGGTTTTATAACTTAAAATTGGGTAATATTTTGAATCAGATTTTTCTTTACCGTTGTGTTTGTAAATTTCTATTTCCATAATTATTTAATTAGATTCTAAAGTTCAGCAATTTAGATTTGTATAATGAAAATACATTTCAACATTCCTTTGGTTGGCGTCTTTCCTGTCGAAACAATAATTATTCATCAAAGTCGGTGACACTCACCAATAAACTCCTACCTCCCCAAAACCTTCCACATTTCTTCCACCAAGCCATTTTGAGTTTTGTCATCTATCAATTCCCAAAACATGATACCGCCTAACTTTTTCTGTTTCACATAATTTGCTTTTGCGGCGATAGATTTTTCATTGTCGAACGTGGCAAACAATTGTTTATTGACGTTATATTGGTAAGGTGCCTTTGCCTTTTCATCCCAAAAATATTGGAAGCCAGAAGTATCACTAAAATATTTGTTGAAGTCTTTAAAACTTACGCCCTGTTTAAAAACGCCCGACTGGTACAGACCATTATTTATTGGCGCTACCTTTTTCCATACGCGGCCGTAAAAAGCTGCTCCAGTAATTAGTTTATTTGCTGGAACTTGATGTTTGATTAACCAGCTCACACATTTATCAGTCGACTCTTGGTCTTTTCTATAACCATATAAAGGTGTATGGTGACCAGTTACGATTGCATAACCACCCACTAAATCATAGGTCATTAAATTGATAAAATCTACCAAGGGATGAACCTTAGCCCAGTCGACAGATTCTTCTAAATATTTAACAAAGCCACCTGCAGCAAAAGTGAGGAGGTAATTGTTTCCCATTTCCGCTCTTAAAACCTTAACCAATTCGGTAAAATTGTCTCGGTCTGCCTTATCGTATTTATGTCCAGGAAAACCTTCAATGGCAGGATATTCCCAATCTAGGTCTAAACCATCTAAATTGTATTTTTTAAGCAAGGCAACTGTTGTTTTTGCAAATGTTTTTCGGTGATTGGCATCTGCAAATAAATCGCTGCAAGGCGCACAGCCACTCCAGCCACCCATAGATACCATGATCTTTAATTGAGGATACTTCTTTTTTAAAGCTACGATTTGCAATACATTTTGCTCTTGCTTGGCATCTCTTAACATCAATGTATCGTTTCGCAGTTTAACAAAA
The sequence above is drawn from the Pedobacter frigiditerrae genome and encodes:
- a CDS encoding DUF262 domain-containing protein; this encodes MKINATVLETERDFQVVNKDGQEWLAYLSDNPSDVTTIKFNYDNGIISALEIHEDIDTEPGIILERLMNTFREFQESQQLGFEKEEENEGRLSDILKPYDPEEIRVRTAFLSAFQVNVDIGKGKIDLNPDFQRNFVWSDAQKSLLIESMLLKIPLPAFYFAEDKKGRFQVVDGLQRLTVISQFLNNKFKLKNLQYLKHLEGKYFSQSEEKRIKADQALEEPYDSRVEGTQLNINIIEASSPLRVKYDIFYRINTGGRPLNRQEIRNCFATERIRILLKQMASAEIFDRSTGYSVKDTRMDAQELALRFCGFLLYRDRYVGDINGFLDEVLEKLSEIPENKLLEIQARYYKSLELSLHLFGQFAFRKVLPDQLMQGARRQFLNKAMFMTWTYILSETDENLVYQTGYGEMASILATELSHNSELLNALTTGTTDRHKLDYVSRSFTELLNIYLYSSND
- a CDS encoding glycoside hydrolase family 18 protein, whose product is MKKLLLLFALSLSQIAFAQHKPKYNIIAYYTGNSERLQQYPLDKLTHLIYSFVKLRNDTLMLRDAKQEQNVLQIVALKKKYPQLKIMVSMGGWSGCAPCSDLFADANHRKTFAKTTVALLKKYNLDGLDLDWEYPAIEGFPGHKYDKADRDNFTELVKVLRAEMGNNYLLTFAAGGFVKYLEESVDWAKVHPLVDFINLMTYDLVGGYAIVTGHHTPLYGYRKDQESTDKCVSWLIKHQVPANKLITGAAFYGRVWKKVAPINNGLYQSGVFKQGVSFKDFNKYFSDTSGFQYFWDEKAKAPYQYNVNKQLFATFDNEKSIAAKANYVKQKKLGGIMFWELIDDKTQNGLVEEMWKVLGR
- a CDS encoding GIY-YIG nuclease family protein, giving the protein MEDHKQTQPLPYLERLSSTTSLMLQPLPFCTYVLFSEKDLMLYVGFTSNLHNRILNHNSGGTKSTSYRRPLKLIFCEFYLFEKDARNRESYFKTTAGKKALKLMLRTTLHTLGYAEKVSFIFAEENEQN
- a CDS encoding AAA family ATPase, translating into MTDLKLTLSDFKAFEGETISFKGLTVFAGVNSAGKSTIIQALLILRMTIEEKERYNIQSGRIRVPLNGRYNLELGNTSEIIRRTKRIADSSMSLKLEGDNNSIDIKYFGDRATQTVYELTTDEYVINGHRIDILHPYFYYLCAERIGPRLKYEYEVQPFDHVGYRGENTFQILSGENVKISQIRTLEQLEDGLLFGEARKWLEYIIPGANFNAATLIGRSRVIEGTFSDSLPTNVGFGISYVLPIIVNGLIAAENSMFIIENPEAHLHPMGQSRIGVFLAQISACGVRVIIETHSEHIINGIRLSTLKGIVQNEEVIVNFISRSEENKPDPQEISISKLGDLTDYPRGFFDQEQFDIAEMIIEKRKKT